In the Borrelia turicatae 91E135 genome, one interval contains:
- a CDS encoding methyl-accepting chemotaxis protein has protein sequence MNEDLVNVKLKNMSFLLYFILFIFICFGLLFLGQAYLNYKSGYLERVESDFKLFSNNVAFQIKNKYDGAVGVLKNLVENDRVLNVLHNVSNSFIASVDLRFIDLDTSIALFLSSKGFNEVSKIFQHIPLEENSLEGIFYIPVGQNVLISNKNFSFLGINNIIEDPIYFVPAKKHVTYYSSYKRIKNRLYSVVSIPVMNDSSAILGVICFLVCFDNLFIDIANQFDSYLKFSNKNYEFFMIDREFNPLLMSLNDLSTDNFAENYASSVLSRVISHVKDNPNISRDILKHKTSSYVLSTAQIDGSVVQGIILNMDYLPFKFQSNAIFFLGFIFFAYLIIFYLYNRFILPFIGDFRMLLKYKKEREDILSLDPILEVQYKSFIFSYISAEFDNFFSKTTNIVDSIKVYVRNLRKCLTEINIPEENIEKVHNSLTTYDKIGDAFSKFEKSIVNILKDFESISNPISDHNKNILDIATQFEENANAFYGIDKNLEIFSKVVALNSTSIDDVKNKVFELNSIFENVNKNFSELLSQTNSLQSANKLLVLISAQTNMLAMNAAIEAAKAGDAGKSFAVVAEEIRKLAINSGKYSTTIKDELKMVNNIISVVSSEIDAIYKDFIDIQENIHNNAVQHERINITLAKHVKEIEEFKDKYLSYDIKIKDTKNMCKEIFNSYFVISGKFNNLNNDLSEFEVSKMSLDALEPLREHVSLVNECREKVAKMKDVVENINNEFWDK, from the coding sequence ATGAATGAGGATTTGGTAAATGTTAAATTAAAAAATATGAGTTTTCTGCTTTATTTCATACTTTTTATTTTTATTTGCTTTGGTTTATTGTTTTTAGGGCAGGCTTATTTAAACTATAAAAGTGGGTATTTAGAGCGTGTTGAGTCTGATTTTAAACTCTTTTCAAATAATGTGGCTTTTCAGATAAAAAATAAATATGATGGTGCTGTTGGTGTTTTAAAAAATCTCGTTGAGAATGATAGGGTTTTAAATGTTTTACATAATGTTTCAAATAGTTTTATTGCAAGTGTTGATTTACGGTTCATAGATTTAGATACAAGTATTGCTCTGTTTTTAAGTTCCAAGGGATTTAATGAGGTAAGTAAAATTTTTCAGCATATACCTCTTGAAGAAAATTCTTTAGAAGGAATTTTCTATATTCCTGTTGGGCAAAATGTTTTGATTTCAAATAAAAACTTTTCGTTTTTAGGTATAAATAACATTATTGAAGATCCGATTTATTTTGTTCCTGCAAAGAAGCATGTTACGTATTATTCAAGTTATAAGAGAATAAAAAATAGGCTCTATTCTGTTGTAAGTATTCCAGTTATGAATGATAGTTCTGCAATCTTAGGTGTAATCTGTTTTTTAGTTTGTTTTGATAATTTATTTATTGATATTGCAAATCAATTTGATTCTTATCTCAAGTTTAGTAATAAAAATTATGAGTTTTTTATGATTGATAGGGAGTTTAATCCTTTATTGATGAGTCTTAATGATTTAAGTACTGATAATTTTGCAGAAAATTATGCAAGTAGTGTGTTAAGCAGGGTTATATCTCATGTTAAGGACAATCCTAATATTTCTAGAGATATTTTAAAACATAAGACTTCTTCTTATGTTTTAAGTACTGCTCAGATTGATGGAAGTGTGGTCCAAGGTATTATTTTGAATATGGATTATCTTCCCTTTAAATTTCAATCGAATGCAATATTTTTCTTAGGGTTTATATTTTTTGCTTATCTCATTATATTTTATCTTTACAATAGGTTTATTTTGCCTTTTATTGGGGATTTTAGAATGCTTCTTAAATATAAAAAGGAAAGAGAAGATATTTTAAGTCTTGATCCTATTTTAGAGGTTCAATATAAATCTTTTATTTTTTCTTATATTAGTGCTGAATTTGATAATTTTTTTTCAAAAACTACTAATATTGTCGATAGCATTAAGGTTTATGTACGAAACTTAAGAAAGTGTTTAACTGAGATAAATATTCCTGAAGAAAATATAGAAAAAGTGCATAATAGTCTTACTACTTATGATAAAATAGGGGATGCTTTTTCTAAATTTGAGAAGTCAATTGTGAATATTTTAAAGGATTTTGAATCAATATCTAATCCAATTAGTGATCACAATAAGAATATATTGGATATTGCTACTCAATTTGAAGAGAATGCCAATGCTTTTTATGGAATAGATAAAAATTTAGAGATTTTTAGTAAAGTTGTTGCATTAAATTCTACAAGTATTGATGATGTAAAAAATAAGGTTTTTGAGTTGAATTCTATTTTTGAGAATGTTAATAAAAATTTTTCGGAGCTATTATCTCAGACTAATAGTCTTCAGAGTGCAAATAAGCTTTTAGTATTAATATCGGCTCAGACTAATATGCTTGCAATGAATGCAGCCATTGAGGCAGCCAAGGCAGGAGATGCTGGTAAGAGTTTTGCTGTTGTTGCAGAGGAGATTAGAAAACTTGCTATTAATTCTGGAAAGTATTCGACAACTATTAAAGATGAGCTTAAAATGGTTAATAATATCATTTCAGTTGTGAGTTCAGAGATTGATGCTATTTATAAGGATTTTATTGACATCCAGGAAAATATTCATAATAATGCTGTACAGCATGAGAGAATTAATATTACCCTTGCTAAACATGTAAAAGAAATTGAAGAATTTAAAGATAAATATTTATCTTATGATATTAAGATTAAAGATACTAAGAACATGTGTAAGGAGATATTTAATAGTTATTTTGTTATTAGTGGAAAGTTTAATAATTTAAATAATGATTTAAGTGAATTTGAGGTTTCTAAGATGAGTTTAGATGCATTAGAACCTTTACGTGAACATGTATCATTGGTTAATGAATGTAGAGAAAAGGTTGCTAAAATGAAAGATGTTGTGGAAAATATTAATAATGAATTTTGGGATAAATAA
- the murB gene encoding UDP-N-acetylmuramate dehydrogenase, giving the protein MLKNINNFLEKINIKPKTENLANHTTYKIGGISKLFLTPKTIKDAEHIFKVAIKEKVKIFILGGGSNLLINDEVEIDFPIIYTGHLNKIELQNNQITAECGTNFDDLCHFALQNELSGLEFIYGLPGTLGGAIWMNARCFGSEISEILDRVIFVDENGQTICKKLEKSEFSYKISPFQNKNTVILKATLNLTKGNKKHIEEIMKQNKQKRIDKGHYLSPSSGSTFKNNKKFLKPTGQIIEECNLKGLNIGGATVSHYHGNFIINKNNASSKEIKTLIEKVKTEVQIKTGFLLEEEVIYIGFNDKN; this is encoded by the coding sequence ATGTTAAAAAACATAAATAATTTTCTTGAAAAGATTAATATTAAACCTAAAACAGAAAACCTTGCAAACCATACAACTTATAAAATAGGGGGAATTTCCAAATTATTTTTAACACCTAAAACAATCAAAGATGCAGAACATATATTTAAAGTAGCAATAAAAGAAAAAGTTAAAATATTTATTTTAGGAGGAGGCTCCAATCTGCTAATAAACGACGAAGTAGAAATCGATTTTCCTATAATATATACTGGGCACTTAAATAAAATTGAACTTCAAAACAATCAAATTACTGCTGAATGCGGAACCAATTTTGACGACCTATGTCATTTTGCATTGCAAAATGAATTAAGCGGATTAGAATTCATATATGGACTTCCTGGAACTCTTGGAGGTGCAATTTGGATGAATGCCAGGTGCTTCGGAAGCGAAATCTCTGAAATATTAGATCGGGTCATTTTTGTAGATGAAAATGGACAAACTATCTGCAAAAAACTTGAAAAAAGTGAATTCTCATATAAAATTTCTCCTTTTCAAAACAAAAACACTGTAATACTAAAAGCAACCCTAAATCTAACAAAAGGCAATAAAAAACATATTGAAGAGATTATGAAACAAAACAAGCAAAAAAGAATAGATAAAGGACATTATCTCTCTCCAAGTAGCGGGAGTACATTTAAAAATAATAAAAAATTTTTAAAACCTACTGGACAAATTATTGAAGAATGCAACTTAAAAGGACTAAACATTGGGGGAGCAACAGTATCACACTACCACGGTAACTTTATTATTAACAAGAATAATGCCAGCTCTAAAGAGATTAAAACACTAATTGAGAAAGTAAAAACTGAGGTTCAAATAAAAACAGGATTTTTACTTGAAGAAGAAGTGATTTATATCGGATTCAACGACAAAAATTAA
- a CDS encoding cysteine--tRNA ligase produces the protein MLLRLYNTKTKSLSEVKNFSDIKVYACGPTVYNYAHIGNFRTYIFEDLLIKSLRLLKYNVNYAMNITDIGHLTGEFDEGEDKVVKAARERGLTVYEISRFFTEAFFCDCEKLNIVRPDKVLIASEYIASMIEVIKVLEQNGFTYFVNGNVYFDTSLFKSYGQMAGINLNDFEFSSVSRVEVDPSKKNKSDFVLWFTNSKFKDQEMKWDSPWGFGYPSWHLECAAMNLDCFRSTLDIHLGGVDHIGVHHINEIAIAECYLNRMWCDIFVHGEFLIMEDEKMSKSNNNFITIQDLETNGFSPLDFRYFCLTAHYRTQLKFTFNNLRACKVARKNMLNKLTAVFSSLNQFDLLLLSKNYENIESVLEKRYYDSFLEKIAFDLSIPQALALLWDIIKDDNLSALSKLRLTFKFDEVLSLGLKEGVFREIEKDRINIDDAMNSLLEERRLAKIRKDFKRADEIREYFYSKGFVLIDTEEGTKVKRG, from the coding sequence ATGCTTCTTAGATTATATAATACAAAAACAAAGAGTTTATCTGAAGTAAAAAATTTTAGTGATATTAAGGTCTATGCTTGTGGACCTACTGTTTATAATTATGCCCATATAGGTAATTTTAGAACATATATTTTTGAAGATCTGCTTATTAAGTCCCTAAGGTTATTAAAATATAATGTTAATTATGCAATGAATATTACTGATATTGGTCATTTAACAGGTGAATTTGATGAGGGAGAAGATAAGGTGGTTAAGGCTGCAAGAGAGAGAGGCCTTACGGTTTATGAAATTAGCAGGTTTTTTACAGAAGCTTTTTTTTGTGATTGTGAAAAATTAAATATAGTGCGTCCTGATAAAGTACTTATTGCAAGTGAATATATTGCAAGCATGATAGAGGTGATTAAAGTTCTTGAGCAAAATGGGTTTACTTATTTTGTTAATGGTAATGTTTATTTTGATACTTCTCTTTTTAAGAGTTATGGCCAGATGGCTGGTATTAATCTAAATGATTTTGAGTTTTCTTCTGTTTCCAGAGTTGAGGTAGATCCTTCAAAAAAGAATAAGTCAGATTTTGTTTTGTGGTTTACAAATTCAAAATTTAAAGATCAGGAAATGAAATGGGATTCACCTTGGGGATTTGGTTATCCAAGTTGGCATTTAGAATGTGCGGCAATGAATTTAGATTGTTTTAGGAGTACTCTTGATATCCATTTGGGAGGAGTTGATCATATTGGGGTTCATCACATAAATGAAATAGCGATAGCAGAATGTTATTTAAATAGAATGTGGTGTGATATTTTTGTTCATGGTGAGTTTTTGATTATGGAAGATGAAAAGATGTCAAAATCAAATAATAATTTTATTACCATTCAAGACTTAGAAACAAATGGATTTTCGCCTTTAGATTTTAGATATTTTTGTTTAACTGCACATTATAGAACTCAACTTAAGTTTACGTTTAATAATTTGAGAGCTTGCAAGGTGGCTAGAAAAAATATGCTTAATAAATTGACAGCTGTTTTTTCTTCATTAAATCAATTTGATCTGTTATTACTTAGTAAGAATTATGAGAATATTGAATCTGTTTTAGAGAAAAGATATTATGACAGTTTTTTGGAAAAAATAGCTTTTGATTTAAGTATTCCTCAGGCATTAGCCTTGTTATGGGATATTATTAAGGATGATAATTTAAGTGCTCTCTCAAAACTTAGACTTACATTCAAATTTGATGAAGTTTTATCTCTTGGTTTAAAAGAAGGAGTGTTTAGAGAGATTGAGAAGGATAGGATAAATATTGATGATGCTATGAATTCTTTGCTGGAAGAGAGACGGTTAGCCAAGATAAGAAAAGATTTTAAGCGTGCTGATGAGATTAGAGAATATTTTTATTCTAAAGGTTTTGTATTAATTGATACTGAAGAAGGGACTAAGGTTAAAAGAGGGTAA
- a CDS encoding DNA-binding protein: MAVFFKSQYFVLSLVFLIFLSLFIFSGFLFYLKPVIYEISPMPASHENVIVIKGRNLGDKIGEININDHYLMKSSIVSWSNEKIVFKITDEINSGLVFIKSEKGISNELFLVISRQVPIKLEKKNKPFLFVTDELVLMTNVPVILRGKNLVSNFAGVEIFIQTKHELYKVLPRDILKLSEEEIKFIPPKTLHIDGEIFLQVDGVESNKIPFNFNINFFKWNLKRTRNFKISHEIYFVQAYSKDLSLTSDDINFNVFYLNPIENERQKIKFSDNNGAILDLDNLFFKSLKSNTYHLKFEVETCKLDLDIFDRKALESIKVNTDSNMYEFKTYVLNKRDRYLSYDSLDLSSINLNVNNKDSAYELAKSIIDALILHFTVIDNDLTLDESIKVREISADNLILLTNLLFLRNNIPLRNAVGLYFDTRSSSLKEHTWCEFFLEHIGFIYFDIVNAVLFRDSSNYFLSMSENYIQYGYKEDYDDLLFDDYFDLLLLKYKSLTNSNYSLNYRITLEENINDR; encoded by the coding sequence TTGGCAGTATTTTTTAAGAGTCAATATTTTGTTTTAAGCTTAGTGTTTTTAATATTTTTAAGTTTATTTATTTTTTCTGGATTTTTGTTTTATTTAAAGCCTGTAATTTATGAAATATCACCAATGCCTGCTTCGCATGAAAATGTAATTGTGATTAAGGGACGTAATTTAGGTGATAAGATTGGAGAGATTAATATTAATGATCATTATTTAATGAAGAGTAGTATTGTTAGCTGGAGCAATGAGAAGATAGTTTTTAAAATTACAGATGAAATTAACTCCGGTCTTGTTTTTATAAAAAGCGAGAAAGGGATTAGTAACGAACTTTTTCTTGTAATTAGTAGACAAGTTCCAATTAAACTTGAGAAAAAAAATAAACCTTTTCTTTTTGTTACTGATGAGTTGGTTTTAATGACAAATGTTCCTGTTATATTAAGAGGCAAAAATTTAGTGTCAAATTTTGCTGGTGTTGAAATATTTATTCAAACAAAACATGAACTTTATAAAGTCCTTCCTAGAGATATATTGAAATTGAGTGAAGAAGAAATAAAATTTATTCCGCCGAAGACTTTGCATATTGATGGTGAGATTTTTTTGCAGGTTGACGGGGTTGAAAGCAATAAAATTCCTTTTAATTTTAATATAAATTTTTTTAAGTGGAATTTAAAGAGAACTAGAAATTTTAAAATATCTCATGAAATTTATTTCGTTCAGGCTTATAGTAAGGATCTTAGTTTGACATCAGATGACATTAATTTTAATGTTTTTTATTTAAATCCAATTGAAAATGAAAGACAAAAAATTAAGTTTTCAGATAATAATGGGGCTATATTGGATCTAGATAATTTATTTTTTAAAAGCCTAAAATCAAATACATATCATTTAAAATTTGAAGTTGAGACTTGTAAATTGGATTTAGATATTTTTGATAGAAAAGCTTTGGAGAGTATTAAAGTAAATACGGATAGTAATATGTATGAATTTAAAACATATGTTTTAAATAAGAGAGATCGTTATTTATCTTATGATTCACTTGATTTAAGTTCAATTAATTTGAATGTAAACAACAAAGATTCGGCTTATGAATTGGCAAAATCTATTATTGATGCTTTAATTTTGCATTTTACGGTTATAGATAATGATTTAACTTTGGATGAATCTATTAAGGTGAGGGAGATTTCAGCTGATAATTTAATCTTACTTACGAATTTGTTATTTTTACGAAACAATATACCTTTAAGAAATGCTGTTGGACTTTATTTTGATACTAGGTCGTCTAGTCTTAAAGAACATACTTGGTGTGAATTTTTTTTAGAGCATATTGGATTTATTTATTTTGATATAGTAAATGCGGTATTATTTAGAGATAGCTCTAATTATTTTTTGAGTATGTCAGAGAATTATATCCAGTATGGATATAAGGAAGATTATGATGATTTGCTATTTGATGATTATTTTGATTTACTATTGTTGAAATATAAAAGCTTGACGAATAGTAATTATTCTCTGAATTATAGGATTACTTTGGAGGAAAATATTAATGATAGATAG
- the glyA gene encoding serine hydroxymethyltransferase, which yields MIDSILFDLIEREAKRERENIELIASENFVSLGVRQAVGSILTNKYAEGYPSKRYYGGCFVVDDIENLAISRAKELFGASYANVQPHSGSQANMAAIMALIKPGDKILGMELSHGGHLTHGSKVSFSGMLFDAYSYGVSRDSEIIDYDDVRRIARECRPNLIIAGASSYSREIDFKKFREIADEVSAYLLCDIAHTAGLVVTGFHNSPIDVAHLTTSTTHKTLRGPRGGLILAGKESSMIVNFNNKERTLENAVNSCVFPGTQGGPLMHVIAGKAVAFGEALMDEFKDYISSVIENTKAMAEYFVSEGFRIVSGGTDNHLFLVDLGILGITGADAEKVLESVNIILNKNIIPFDSKNPSVASGIRIGGAAITSRGLNRDDSIEVARFIIRALKTKSDYELKKIKCEVVEFISSFNMP from the coding sequence ATGATAGATAGTATTTTATTTGATTTAATTGAAAGGGAAGCTAAAAGGGAGAGAGAAAATATTGAATTAATTGCTTCAGAAAATTTTGTATCATTAGGAGTAAGGCAGGCTGTTGGAAGTATTTTGACTAATAAATATGCCGAAGGTTATCCTTCAAAGAGATATTATGGTGGATGTTTTGTTGTTGATGATATTGAAAATTTAGCTATATCACGAGCGAAAGAGCTTTTTGGTGCAAGTTATGCAAATGTTCAACCTCATAGTGGTTCTCAAGCTAATATGGCTGCTATAATGGCGCTTATTAAACCTGGGGATAAAATTCTTGGAATGGAGTTGTCTCATGGTGGTCATTTAACTCATGGTAGTAAGGTCAGTTTTTCTGGAATGCTCTTTGATGCATATTCTTATGGTGTGTCAAGGGATTCTGAGATAATTGATTATGATGATGTTAGGAGAATAGCCAGAGAATGTAGACCTAATTTAATAATTGCTGGTGCTTCTTCTTATTCAAGAGAAATTGATTTTAAAAAATTTCGTGAAATAGCGGATGAGGTTTCAGCTTATCTTTTGTGTGATATTGCTCATACGGCAGGTCTTGTTGTTACAGGTTTTCATAACTCTCCTATTGATGTTGCACATTTAACTACAAGTACTACTCATAAAACTTTAAGGGGCCCTAGAGGAGGATTAATTCTTGCAGGTAAGGAATCTAGTATGATAGTGAATTTTAATAATAAAGAGAGAACACTAGAGAATGCTGTTAATTCTTGTGTTTTTCCAGGAACCCAAGGTGGGCCTTTAATGCATGTTATTGCCGGTAAAGCAGTGGCTTTTGGAGAAGCTTTGATGGATGAATTTAAGGATTATATTTCTAGTGTAATAGAGAATACCAAAGCTATGGCTGAGTATTTTGTTTCAGAAGGTTTTAGAATAGTTAGTGGTGGAACGGATAATCATTTATTTTTAGTTGACCTTGGTATTTTGGGTATTACAGGGGCTGATGCTGAGAAAGTTCTTGAGAGCGTAAACATTATTCTTAATAAAAACATAATTCCTTTTGATTCAAAAAATCCTTCTGTAGCTTCGGGTATTCGAATTGGTGGTGCTGCTATTACTTCAAGGGGTTTAAATAGAGATGATTCTATTGAGGTTGCTCGTTTTATTATTAGGGCTTTGAAGACTAAGTCTGATTATGAGCTTAAAAAAATAAAATGCGAAGTCGTAGAATTTATTAGTAGTTTTAATATGCCTTAA
- a CDS encoding J domain-containing protein, translating to MSNLFQIFFLLLSFILIFSPFILSMFFIFFVFFIITSILGGFRTYTTRDYFYSKSRELEFYKLSCLLMAKLISILGSMTGEQLNYINFIINSLNLSEKHKTELYNVFHFSVTQNRNADKILYTLKLGYFQHRDLFVWLVSVLKEINNLARYGNLEGDKFIRYVSAFLEIDFENHDAYKNINIEIVNPYEVLGLRYNASDDDIKKAYKKLVIQYHPDRFASEPIKQREANEKFIKIQDAYEKICKERNLK from the coding sequence GTGTCTAATTTGTTTCAAATTTTCTTTTTGTTATTGTCATTTATTTTGATTTTTAGTCCCTTTATTTTAAGTATGTTTTTCATATTTTTTGTTTTTTTTATAATCACCAGTATTTTAGGTGGGTTTAGGACGTACACAACAAGAGATTACTTTTATTCTAAGTCAAGGGAACTTGAATTTTATAAGTTATCTTGTTTATTGATGGCCAAATTGATTTCTATTTTGGGGTCAATGACTGGCGAGCAATTAAATTATATTAATTTTATAATTAATTCTTTAAATTTATCCGAAAAACATAAGACGGAACTTTATAATGTATTTCATTTTTCTGTTACTCAAAATAGAAATGCAGACAAAATATTATATACGCTGAAGCTTGGGTACTTTCAGCATAGAGATCTTTTTGTTTGGCTTGTCTCAGTTCTTAAAGAGATTAATAATTTAGCTAGATATGGAAACTTGGAAGGGGATAAATTTATTCGTTATGTTAGTGCATTTCTTGAGATCGATTTTGAAAATCATGATGCTTACAAAAATATTAATATAGAGATTGTTAATCCTTATGAAGTATTGGGTTTAAGATATAATGCTAGTGATGATGACATAAAGAAGGCTTATAAAAAATTGGTTATACAATACCATCCAGATAGATTTGCAAGTGAACCTATTAAACAAAGAGAGGCGAATGAAAAATTTATTAAGATTCAAGATGCTTATGAAAAGATCTGCAAAGAGAGAAATTTAAAATAG
- a CDS encoding integrin-binding adhesin P66 family protein, giving the protein MNKTILLCIFIFILTTVTVFADDTDKDISKSNPWSPKLTFENSSEFRFDMDESIPGLENKSQLGIKFVPYETHNEIGKHDPFSAYIKVEDLVLKAKGKKDAILKLDVGSITTQINIYDFYLKIESMTDFDFNQESLFSFAPMTSIQSEYYGFPSDDCATRRTILARSTAKTIGTLQFGYTFPQLELVLAIGATGTGNRNYKKNANDSEEDKKKKDETPYNNTYQGILYGTKVKWTPMKNELAQYSSDVIAEIPFELHFGLSGAIGNSTFNHSSITYGLKDKSVVGSDLVSPTLSNASIMASIGFTYKLGLTKINDKNTYLLIQTGSDVGIDPFASDFSILGHISRKANTDDKDQFNPTENKLKFDNKRSTNFAFSVGTGIGLAWNTDDGEQESWSISGDNSYNTRIFGTQNKKSGIGLGITYGKNLYKPTSSNKIIQDIAAKSFQTFNAEISTYEDNTKGIIPGLGWIASLGIYDLLKEQPQSNDIITILTPKTNTQTQTQTVAFTEATKIGGALYIDYAIPVESISPTTHIIPYVGTHILGSFKGSDKSIYLKAGVELDNLIKLTKISLGWDSNNLFATKDQMGSVFLQFAVAFNE; this is encoded by the coding sequence GTGAATAAAACAATATTATTATGTATCTTTATCTTTATATTAACCACTGTTACAGTTTTTGCCGATGATACAGATAAAGATATATCTAAGTCAAACCCATGGAGTCCTAAACTAACATTCGAAAATAGTAGCGAATTTAGATTTGACATGGATGAGTCCATTCCTGGTTTGGAAAATAAAAGCCAGCTAGGAATTAAATTTGTACCATATGAAACACATAACGAAATAGGAAAGCATGATCCTTTCTCAGCTTACATCAAAGTAGAGGACCTCGTGTTAAAAGCTAAGGGCAAAAAGGATGCCATACTCAAACTCGATGTAGGAAGCATTACAACACAAATCAACATATATGACTTTTACCTCAAAATAGAATCAATGACTGATTTTGATTTTAACCAAGAATCATTATTTAGTTTCGCACCAATGACTAGTATTCAAAGCGAATATTACGGTTTTCCAAGCGATGATTGCGCTACAAGAAGAACAATCCTTGCAAGAAGTACAGCAAAAACAATAGGAACACTTCAGTTTGGATACACTTTTCCACAATTAGAACTTGTGCTTGCAATTGGGGCAACAGGAACAGGGAACAGAAACTACAAAAAAAATGCTAACGATTCCGAAGAAGATAAAAAGAAAAAAGACGAAACTCCTTACAACAATACATATCAAGGTATACTTTACGGAACAAAAGTGAAATGGACACCAATGAAAAATGAACTAGCACAATACAGCTCAGATGTCATTGCAGAAATTCCATTTGAATTACACTTTGGACTCTCAGGAGCAATCGGAAACTCAACATTTAATCATTCATCAATAACATACGGACTTAAAGACAAATCTGTTGTAGGCTCAGATCTTGTCAGTCCAACTTTATCAAACGCATCTATAATGGCCTCTATTGGATTTACGTACAAGCTTGGTCTTACAAAAATCAATGACAAAAATACCTATCTCTTAATACAAACCGGCTCTGATGTAGGAATAGATCCATTTGCCAGCGATTTTTCTATACTTGGACACATCTCCAGAAAGGCAAATACAGACGACAAAGACCAATTTAATCCAACAGAAAACAAACTTAAATTTGATAACAAAAGAAGTACCAATTTTGCATTTTCTGTAGGAACAGGTATCGGTTTAGCTTGGAATACAGATGACGGTGAACAAGAATCATGGTCAATTAGCGGTGATAATTCCTATAATACAAGAATATTTGGAACACAAAACAAAAAATCAGGAATTGGACTTGGAATTACCTATGGAAAAAACCTATATAAACCTACATCTTCAAACAAAATAATACAGGATATCGCTGCAAAATCATTCCAAACTTTTAATGCCGAAATTTCAACTTACGAAGACAACACAAAAGGAATTATTCCTGGTCTTGGATGGATAGCTTCACTTGGAATTTATGATCTACTAAAAGAACAACCTCAATCAAATGATATAATAACTATTCTTACACCAAAGACTAATACTCAAACTCAAACTCAAACAGTTGCATTTACTGAAGCGACTAAGATTGGGGGTGCTTTATACATCGATTACGCAATACCTGTAGAATCCATATCACCAACAACACATATAATCCCATATGTAGGTACCCATATTTTAGGCTCATTTAAAGGTTCAGATAAAAGCATATATCTAAAAGCTGGAGTAGAATTAGACAATTTAATCAAATTGACCAAAATATCACTTGGATGGGATTCAAACAATCTTTTCGCAACAAAAGACCAAATGGGAAGTGTTTTCTTACAATTTGCAGTGGCTTTTAACGAATAA